Proteins encoded within one genomic window of Geotalea daltonii FRC-32:
- a CDS encoding ABC transporter permease produces the protein MKEMINELIHYRELLYILTWRDIKIRYKQSVMGFMWAVFMPMLIVAAGIIMKLVFSFISGKPFNAMDLASISVKALPWSFFIGSIRFSTICLTANSNLVSKIYFPREIFPLAAILANLFDFAIAASALAVILTISNIGISLNILWLPVLLFLLVLLTAGIAFVLSCANLFFRDVKYIVEVILTFAIFFTPVFYEASLFGKWSSLLLINPVGSILEAINNVVVLHQPPDLFWLGYAATFSLCLFVVSWFVFHRSEFLFAERI, from the coding sequence ATGAAAGAAATGATCAACGAGCTTATCCATTACAGGGAATTGCTGTATATACTGACCTGGCGCGACATAAAAATACGCTACAAACAGTCAGTCATGGGCTTTATGTGGGCGGTGTTCATGCCCATGCTCATTGTTGCGGCCGGAATCATCATGAAACTGGTTTTTTCGTTCATCTCGGGCAAGCCCTTCAATGCCATGGATCTGGCATCCATTTCCGTCAAGGCCCTGCCCTGGTCCTTCTTCATCGGGTCCATCAGATTTTCCACTATCTGCCTTACGGCCAATTCCAATCTTGTGTCCAAGATCTATTTTCCACGGGAGATATTTCCCCTGGCGGCAATTCTGGCCAATCTTTTCGATTTCGCCATAGCAGCAAGCGCCCTGGCCGTGATCCTGACCATCAGCAATATCGGCATAAGCCTGAACATTCTATGGCTTCCGGTCCTGCTTTTCCTGCTGGTCCTGTTAACGGCAGGCATTGCCTTTGTCCTTTCCTGTGCCAATCTCTTCTTCAGGGACGTTAAATACATCGTCGAGGTTATCCTAACCTTTGCCATTTTCTTTACGCCGGTTTTTTATGAAGCTTCCCTGTTCGGCAAATGGTCGAGCCTGCTCCTGATCAATCCAGTGGGGTCCATTCTGGAAGCCATCAACAACGTGGTAGTTCTCCATCAACCTCCCGACCTGTTCTGGCTTGGTTATGCAGCAACCTTTAGTTTGTGCCTTTTTGTCGTCAGCTGGTTCGTTTTCCACCGCTCGGAATTCCTGTTTGCCGAACGCATTTAA
- a CDS encoding class I adenylate-forming enzyme family protein yields MLVHEFLINSAALRPDKAALVCGQQRLAYKELDILSDRLAVTLVEMGITRQDRVIIFLENSLESVIAMFAILKAGGVFIMLNPDMKANKLSFILKDSEAKGLIGHTGKFAVINDAMMDTNTLENIIWCEDGDTDLHLMERSTRPDMETILWSGIMNNHGSVPTDKLPRCIDVDLATIIYTSGSTGEPKGVVSTHYNMVAAAASITSYLKNREDDIILNTLPLSFDYGLYQVVMAALFGGTVVLEKSFTYPYAVIERLVQEKVTGFPIVPTMVAILLQLESLGKYDFSSLRYMTNTAAALPVSYIEKLQAFFPHVTIFSMYGLTECKRVAYLPPEELKRKPSSVGIAIPNEEVFIVGADGNRVGPKEVGELVVRGSNVMQGYWKRPEETAKTFKPGRYRGETLLYTGDLFTMDEEGFLYFVARKDDLIKTRGERVSPKEIENCLCSLPGIVEAAVIGVPDEILGQAIKAFLVTGKEARLTQDDVLKHCSKNLESFMVPKYLEFHEILPKSASGKIDKKKLKTMTESKEDIPDPLQAQQ; encoded by the coding sequence ATGCTGGTACATGAATTCCTCATCAATTCTGCGGCACTAAGGCCTGACAAAGCTGCGCTTGTCTGCGGCCAGCAGCGGCTGGCCTACAAAGAGCTGGACATCCTTTCGGACAGGCTGGCGGTAACCCTTGTGGAAATGGGCATTACGCGGCAAGACAGGGTGATCATCTTCCTGGAAAACTCGCTGGAGTCGGTAATAGCCATGTTTGCAATTCTCAAGGCCGGCGGCGTTTTCATCATGCTGAACCCGGACATGAAGGCCAACAAACTGAGCTTCATCCTGAAGGATTCCGAGGCGAAGGGTTTAATCGGACACACCGGCAAATTCGCGGTCATCAATGACGCCATGATGGATACAAACACTCTTGAAAACATCATCTGGTGCGAAGATGGAGATACGGACCTGCACCTGATGGAACGCTCCACCAGACCTGACATGGAGACTATTCTATGGTCAGGGATCATGAATAATCATGGTTCCGTCCCCACGGACAAGCTTCCCAGGTGCATAGATGTGGATCTTGCCACCATCATCTACACATCCGGGTCGACCGGCGAGCCAAAAGGGGTCGTCTCCACCCATTACAACATGGTTGCTGCCGCCGCGAGCATCACCTCGTACCTGAAAAACCGGGAGGACGATATCATCCTCAACACACTGCCGCTCTCCTTCGACTACGGCCTCTACCAGGTAGTCATGGCCGCTCTTTTCGGCGGGACAGTGGTCCTGGAAAAATCCTTCACCTATCCCTATGCCGTAATCGAACGCCTGGTGCAGGAAAAGGTCACCGGTTTCCCCATTGTGCCCACCATGGTGGCAATATTGCTGCAACTGGAGAGCCTCGGCAAATACGACTTCAGCTCCCTCAGATATATGACCAACACCGCTGCGGCCCTGCCTGTCTCATACATTGAAAAGCTGCAGGCATTTTTCCCACATGTAACCATTTTTTCAATGTATGGCCTGACCGAGTGCAAAAGGGTCGCCTATCTTCCCCCGGAAGAGCTGAAACGAAAACCTTCGTCGGTGGGAATTGCCATACCCAATGAAGAGGTATTCATTGTCGGCGCCGACGGCAACAGAGTCGGGCCGAAAGAGGTGGGAGAACTGGTAGTTCGAGGCTCCAACGTGATGCAAGGCTACTGGAAAAGACCGGAGGAAACGGCAAAAACCTTCAAGCCCGGCAGATACCGGGGCGAGACTCTTCTTTATACCGGCGACCTGTTTACCATGGATGAAGAAGGCTTCCTTTACTTTGTCGCCCGAAAAGACGACCTGATCAAGACCAGGGGCGAGCGTGTCAGTCCCAAGGAGATAGAGAACTGCCTGTGCTCCCTGCCCGGGATTGTGGAAGCTGCTGTCATAGGTGTGCCCGATGAGATTCTCGGCCAGGCGATAAAAGCCTTTCTGGTTACAGGAAAAGAAGCCCGATTGACTCAGGACGACGTTCTGAAACACTGCAGCAAAAATCTGGAGTCATTCATGGTTCCCAAATATCTCGAATTCCATGAAATCTTGCCAAAATCGGCAAGTGGAAAAATCGACAAGAAAAAATTAAAGACAATGACAGAGTCGAAAGAAGATATCCCGGATCCTCTGCAGGCCCAGCAGTAA
- a CDS encoding polysaccharide deacetylase family protein, with product MRNLIRNIKFNIKKSLVEMKPIILTYHSIHSGNLPFPIWTQLDYLYFEQHLQFLSSNFNCISLESLQKQIQNGNFEPYSVVVTFDDGYHNNFFNAYPLLLKYKIPATIFVTAGFVDKDEYIWSDKIAAILSLLDNVAIDLNDVTVKIESVKDKAVAYRMIVNRFKALHPDEIKTSISNLMEYFGVSEENLKTPLLKSCFGHLDWDEIIIMRDSGLIEIGSHGMSHSILARLSDKEAKAEIFQSKNTIETKLARFGPVKFFAYPNGGENDFTRAHRNLLIESNYQGVLTTRINRVDQGSDCFELPRVCIGDECSVNYLRYLMCQ from the coding sequence ATGAGAAACCTGATCAGAAACATCAAATTCAATATTAAAAAATCACTGGTAGAGATGAAGCCGATCATTCTGACTTATCACAGCATCCATAGCGGGAATCTCCCATTCCCTATCTGGACCCAGCTGGATTATCTTTATTTCGAACAACATTTACAGTTCCTATCCTCCAATTTCAACTGTATCAGTCTTGAAAGCCTGCAGAAACAGATACAAAATGGAAATTTCGAGCCCTATTCGGTTGTTGTTACCTTTGATGATGGTTATCACAATAACTTCTTTAATGCATATCCCTTGTTACTGAAATACAAAATACCGGCTACCATTTTTGTAACAGCAGGCTTTGTCGATAAAGACGAATATATCTGGTCTGATAAGATTGCCGCTATTTTGTCGCTTTTGGACAATGTGGCAATCGACCTGAATGATGTGACTGTAAAAATTGAATCGGTAAAGGACAAGGCCGTTGCATACCGTATGATAGTCAACCGGTTCAAGGCGCTGCATCCCGACGAGATCAAGACCTCCATCAGCAACCTGATGGAATACTTCGGGGTATCGGAGGAGAACCTGAAAACACCCCTCCTCAAATCCTGTTTCGGTCACCTGGACTGGGACGAGATCATTATAATGCGCGATTCAGGATTGATCGAGATAGGTTCCCACGGAATGTCCCATTCCATATTGGCCCGCCTGTCCGATAAGGAAGCCAAGGCGGAAATTTTTCAGTCCAAAAACACCATCGAGACCAAACTGGCGCGTTTTGGGCCGGTAAAATTCTTCGCCTATCCCAATGGGGGTGAAAACGATTTCACCAGGGCTCACCGGAATCTTCTCATCGAATCCAACTATCAAGGGGTCCTGACCACCAGAATCAACCGTGTCGACCAAGGTTCGGACTGCTTCGAACTGCCCAGGGTCTGCATCGGCGACGAATGCAGCGTCAACTATCTGCGCTACCTCATGTGTCAGTGA
- a CDS encoding acyl carrier protein, producing MKETKETIRKYIVENFLFGEDEGLKDDTSLLEKKIIDSTGILELVAFLEKEFSIRIRDDELVPENLDSIDNMQHYLSGKKTPSADCCSAGTWVSI from the coding sequence ATGAAAGAGACAAAAGAAACAATCAGGAAATACATCGTGGAGAACTTTCTCTTCGGCGAGGATGAAGGTCTGAAAGATGACACTTCGCTCCTGGAAAAGAAAATCATAGATTCCACCGGTATTCTGGAACTTGTGGCGTTTCTCGAAAAAGAATTTTCCATCCGCATCAGGGACGACGAGCTCGTCCCGGAGAATCTCGATTCCATCGACAACATGCAACATTATCTGTCGGGAAAAAAAACTCCGTCTGCAGACTGCTGTAGCGCAGGCACATGGGTTTCCATCTGA
- a CDS encoding GNAT family N-acetyltransferase — protein sequence MALRVRRYTPDDEDALFTFREKIFPEGHKSLDRAHFRWKFLKHPYADELPFFIMEHDGKVVGTQGYWPFLLRIGNKRMTCSHLVDFNVDDAYRGLPTLRLFKAVCSCSELNFGAYLSSDAKRFFAAANWIDISSHLKNYYCFISAPAKAGLIGKSRSFFRSLLISAKLRALTITNRSYTFKLEPNIPTQADEILRQSQNEEQVCLVKEKKFLNWRYEPSVRRKYNFASVYLDGSLKCFLIFKIIKDSGLNRCFIMDIIHTPGEKRPLKILLIHLAAYLKNTSDVAVLQSAALPTLGNLLLSCGFSSNDSNIGFMLSHNSYNFTKESNSLSRFNFVLGDTDFL from the coding sequence ATGGCCCTGAGAGTCAGACGATATACTCCGGACGATGAAGATGCGTTGTTTACCTTCAGAGAGAAAATATTTCCCGAAGGGCACAAGAGCCTCGACAGAGCACATTTCCGATGGAAATTCCTTAAACATCCCTATGCCGATGAACTGCCGTTTTTCATCATGGAGCATGATGGCAAAGTGGTAGGCACCCAGGGATATTGGCCATTTCTCCTCCGTATCGGCAACAAAAGGATGACCTGCAGCCACCTGGTGGATTTCAATGTGGATGATGCATACAGGGGGTTGCCGACACTCAGGCTGTTCAAGGCAGTATGCTCCTGCTCTGAATTGAATTTCGGGGCCTACCTTTCTTCAGATGCGAAACGTTTTTTTGCAGCGGCCAATTGGATAGATATAAGTTCGCACCTGAAGAACTATTACTGTTTCATAAGTGCGCCTGCTAAAGCAGGACTGATTGGAAAATCAAGGTCCTTCTTCAGGTCATTGCTGATCAGTGCCAAACTCAGGGCTTTGACAATTACAAACAGAAGTTACACGTTCAAACTTGAGCCGAACATCCCAACCCAGGCGGATGAAATCCTTCGCCAGTCACAAAATGAAGAACAGGTATGCTTGGTCAAGGAGAAAAAATTTCTCAACTGGCGCTATGAACCGTCTGTCAGGAGAAAATACAACTTTGCGTCTGTTTATCTTGATGGCAGCCTGAAATGCTTCCTGATTTTCAAAATTATTAAAGACAGTGGTTTGAACCGTTGCTTCATCATGGACATTATCCATACTCCAGGGGAGAAACGGCCGCTGAAAATACTTCTGATTCATCTGGCTGCATATCTTAAAAATACAAGTGACGTGGCTGTATTACAGTCAGCCGCTTTGCCGACATTGGGAAACCTGTTACTGTCATGTGGCTTTTCAAGCAATGATAGCAATATCGGTTTCATGCTGTCACACAACAGCTATAATTTTACAAAAGAATCAAATAGCTTATCAAGGTTCAACTTTGTGTTGGGGGATACGGATTTCTTATAG
- the prsR gene encoding PEP-CTERM-box response regulator transcription factor, producing MNKLLIIEDNCELCKQLKRGIGKEYDVMFAGDCKEAIALFYRYRPKVVTLGIGLSPDENGIVEGFRCLEQILSHSPTTRVIVITEHERRDIGLRAVQAGAYGFCRKPIHMSELRVIINRAFNLLDMEEDNARQQSVLEQKGCGFGGIIGKSPQMLQVFSMIRKVSLSDVAVFITGESGTGKELVAKALHNMSLRKNGPFVPINCGAIPENLLESEMFGTERGAFTGAHARILGKAEYAHKGTMFLDEIGELPGNLQVKLLRFLQEKVLQRVGGREDIAVDARIISATNMDIAKAIGEGLFREDLYYRIAVITINLPPLRERGDDIMLLANLFLKRATEEFCKKTRGFSTSSLKILKNYTWPGNVRELENRVQRAVIMSDSPLIEPADLGLTENSMPLMMPPMGCVTLKDARDRLEREMIISALGRQEGNIAKAAEVLGVSRPTLYDLMKKYSLSRLSPNPERQGTNDGIQYGQQ from the coding sequence ATGAACAAACTCCTCATCATCGAAGACAACTGCGAGTTATGCAAACAGCTCAAACGGGGAATTGGAAAAGAATATGACGTCATGTTTGCAGGAGACTGTAAAGAAGCCATTGCTCTATTTTACAGGTATCGTCCCAAAGTAGTTACTCTGGGTATCGGCCTGTCTCCTGACGAGAATGGAATAGTCGAAGGTTTTCGCTGTCTGGAGCAGATTCTCAGTCATTCCCCCACTACCAGGGTAATAGTCATTACCGAACACGAACGCCGTGACATCGGGCTCAGGGCTGTGCAGGCAGGCGCATATGGCTTCTGTCGGAAACCGATCCATATGAGTGAACTGAGGGTGATCATCAACAGGGCTTTTAACCTGCTGGATATGGAAGAGGACAACGCACGGCAGCAGTCGGTATTGGAACAGAAGGGGTGCGGTTTCGGTGGCATCATCGGCAAAAGTCCGCAGATGTTGCAGGTGTTTTCCATGATCAGAAAGGTATCTTTATCGGATGTAGCCGTGTTCATCACAGGTGAAAGCGGCACCGGCAAGGAACTGGTGGCAAAGGCCCTGCACAATATGAGCCTCAGGAAAAACGGCCCTTTCGTACCCATAAACTGCGGCGCAATCCCCGAAAACCTCCTTGAATCCGAGATGTTCGGCACCGAACGTGGCGCTTTCACCGGCGCCCATGCCAGGATTCTCGGCAAGGCGGAATATGCCCACAAGGGGACCATGTTTCTCGATGAAATAGGGGAACTGCCGGGTAACCTCCAGGTAAAGCTTCTCCGTTTTCTTCAGGAAAAGGTTCTGCAGCGGGTAGGTGGAAGGGAAGACATAGCCGTTGATGCCAGAATAATTTCGGCAACCAACATGGACATTGCCAAGGCAATCGGCGAAGGATTGTTCCGGGAAGACCTGTACTACAGGATTGCCGTCATAACCATAAATCTTCCCCCATTGCGGGAGCGGGGGGACGACATCATGCTGCTGGCAAACCTTTTCCTGAAAAGGGCGACGGAGGAATTCTGCAAAAAGACCAGAGGCTTCAGTACTTCTTCTTTGAAAATCCTGAAAAACTACACCTGGCCCGGAAATGTGCGAGAGCTGGAGAACAGGGTGCAGCGCGCGGTGATCATGTCCGATTCCCCACTGATAGAGCCGGCTGATCTTGGGCTTACTGAAAACAGCATGCCGCTGATGATGCCGCCCATGGGCTGTGTGACTTTGAAAGACGCAAGAGACAGGCTGGAAAGGGAAATGATCATCTCCGCCCTTGGCCGCCAGGAAGGCAATATAGCTAAAGCGGCGGAAGTTCTAGGTGTCAGCAGACCGACCCTTTACGACCTCATGAAAAAGTACAGCCTCAGCAGGCTTTCACCAAACCCCGAAAGGCAGGGCACAAATGACGGTATCCAATACGGCCAGCAATAA
- the nadE gene encoding NAD(+) synthase: MMSPHGTFSAESLKTDVEYEAERICTKLRTILKEDLKRRGIVIGVSGGIDSSVTAALAVRALGRERVYALEMPERHSADETKTLSSMLIEHLGVESQHVNITGILEAVGFYQLYDDAVRMVVPEYGRGWKSKIVTSSVFENNGFNLPSLVAQSESGCTIKKRLPLTPYLHIVAATNYKQRIRKMIEYYHADRLHYAVAGTPNRLEYDQGFFVKLGDGAADIKPIAHLYKSQVYQLAGYLGIPEEIRKRPPTTDTYSLSQQQDEFYFSLPYQSMDLCLMGKNKSVPPEELAALLDFNVEQIQKTYNEIDNKRSTTRYLHLPPLLVQEVPEVSVK; the protein is encoded by the coding sequence ATGATGAGCCCACACGGCACCTTTTCCGCGGAATCATTGAAAACAGACGTTGAGTACGAAGCAGAGCGTATCTGCACAAAATTACGCACCATTCTCAAGGAAGATCTGAAAAGAAGAGGCATAGTCATCGGAGTTTCAGGGGGAATCGACAGCAGTGTGACAGCCGCCCTTGCTGTGAGAGCACTGGGCAGGGAACGGGTATATGCACTTGAGATGCCTGAGCGGCATTCGGCAGATGAAACAAAGACGCTGAGTTCAATGCTGATCGAGCACCTGGGAGTCGAGTCCCAGCATGTGAATATTACCGGCATACTGGAAGCCGTGGGCTTCTACCAGCTTTACGATGATGCGGTGAGGATGGTAGTTCCCGAATACGGCAGAGGCTGGAAATCCAAGATCGTCACATCCAGCGTCTTCGAGAACAACGGGTTCAACCTGCCATCGCTGGTGGCCCAGTCGGAGTCGGGTTGCACCATAAAGAAGCGTCTGCCGCTGACACCCTATCTGCACATAGTTGCAGCCACAAACTACAAACAGCGCATTCGCAAGATGATTGAATATTATCATGCAGACCGTCTCCATTACGCCGTTGCCGGAACCCCCAACCGCCTGGAGTATGACCAGGGCTTCTTCGTAAAACTCGGGGACGGTGCTGCCGATATCAAACCCATTGCCCATCTGTACAAGTCTCAGGTCTACCAGTTGGCTGGATACCTTGGAATTCCGGAGGAAATCAGAAAAAGACCTCCGACGACAGACACCTATTCCCTTTCACAGCAGCAGGATGAGTTCTATTTTTCGCTCCCTTACCAGTCCATGGATCTGTGCCTGATGGGCAAGAACAAAAGCGTTCCACCGGAAGAACTGGCAGCGCTGCTCGATTTCAATGTGGAGCAGATACAGAAGACTTACAACGAAATTGACAACAAGCGCAGCACCACCAGATATCTTCATCTCCCCCCACTGCTGGTCCAGGAAGTGCCAGAAGTGTCGGTAAAGTGA
- a CDS encoding dockerin type I repeat-containing protein, producing MKKSICLLLLAVSCFGASAQVFAKDVTLNWDRNTEPDLAGYKLYYKAGSSTGTFDGSDAVQGKSPVDVKNLDTFTLNGLDPAKDYFFEVTAYDASGNESAFSNMVQAYAAVVPPAVPDTAAAGDGNGDGVVNIADALVILQASLKPALQTQTMKAAGDVWPLDANGKPKGDGVINLNDARLILQRAVGLVSW from the coding sequence ATGAAAAAAAGCATTTGCCTGTTGCTTTTGGCTGTTTCCTGTTTCGGTGCAAGCGCACAAGTATTTGCCAAAGATGTAACACTCAACTGGGACCGTAATACTGAGCCTGACCTGGCAGGTTACAAGCTTTATTACAAAGCCGGTTCATCCACAGGAACCTTCGACGGTTCAGATGCGGTCCAGGGCAAATCGCCGGTTGACGTGAAGAATCTTGATACCTTTACCTTGAACGGCCTTGATCCTGCGAAAGACTACTTTTTTGAAGTGACAGCTTACGATGCTTCTGGGAATGAAAGCGCTTTTTCCAACATGGTACAAGCCTATGCAGCAGTAGTTCCTCCTGCTGTGCCGGATACTGCAGCTGCTGGTGACGGTAATGGCGACGGAGTCGTCAACATTGCCGATGCGCTGGTGATTTTGCAGGCCAGTTTGAAGCCGGCACTGCAGACGCAGACGATGAAAGCAGCCGGGGATGTGTGGCCGCTTGACGCAAATGGCAAGCCCAAGGGGGATGGTGTGATTAATCTGAACGATGCCCGCCTGATCCTGCAGCGGGCAGTGGGGCTCGTCAGCTGGTAA
- the asnB gene encoding asparagine synthase (glutamine-hydrolyzing): protein MCGIAGICNPGRSPEVLVSRMIAVMRHRGPDASGIFLDANMAMGHARLSIIDLGGGTQPICNEDGRLWIVYNGEIFNYPELRALLLKKGHVFRTATDTEVLVHLYEEYGPDALSMVNGQFAFAIWDTRKKELFLARDRVGIRPLFYTRNDNQLVFASEIKAIFQDPAIKRELDLQALKQIFTFWTTVGDRTAFKNVHELRPGHYMVFRDGRIVEEKAFWSLPFYQKEERWQGTFGEACEELRELLLDAVRLRLRADVPVGAYLSGGLDSSIITSLISSRFDNNLRTFSVGFDESPFDETPFQDEMVRFLGTGHTNRRIKNTDIRDNLPKVIWHCEKPLLRTAPVPLFILSKVVSDNSFKIVLTGEGADEIFGGYNIFKEAKIRRFWANQPESRVRPLLLEKLYPYIFQNPARERTFLQKFYGVDAADSEDPFFSHGIRWKNTGRNVMFFSEDVTTALKGYQPVQELKAALPLDFDGRDCLAKAQYLETSIFLSNYLLSSQGDRVAMANSVEMRVPFLDFRVIDFAMRLPPKWKIRALNEKYILKKTFAGNLPPRITNRPKHPYRAPIQDVFFQNLPGYVDHLVSDQYLKKTGIFDPGKTGFLVAKFRKKQKLGESETENMALTGIISTQLLYQQFMENFQIADITNFEVNKIIRLN, encoded by the coding sequence ATGTGTGGAATAGCGGGCATATGCAATCCGGGACGCTCACCTGAAGTTCTGGTCTCAAGGATGATCGCCGTCATGCGGCACCGGGGCCCCGATGCGTCGGGCATTTTCCTGGATGCCAACATGGCCATGGGGCATGCCCGCCTCAGCATCATCGACCTGGGGGGAGGCACTCAACCGATCTGTAATGAGGATGGGCGGCTCTGGATCGTATATAACGGCGAGATTTTCAATTATCCCGAACTGCGGGCGCTGCTTTTGAAAAAGGGGCATGTGTTTCGGACGGCGACCGATACGGAAGTGCTGGTGCATCTTTATGAAGAATATGGCCCCGATGCCCTGTCCATGGTCAATGGGCAGTTCGCCTTCGCCATATGGGATACCCGGAAGAAAGAACTCTTTCTGGCAAGGGACCGGGTTGGCATCAGGCCGCTCTTCTACACCCGGAATGACAACCAGCTTGTCTTTGCCTCGGAAATCAAAGCCATTTTTCAGGACCCGGCCATAAAAAGGGAACTCGATCTTCAGGCACTGAAGCAGATCTTCACCTTTTGGACGACAGTCGGCGATAGAACTGCCTTTAAAAATGTCCACGAATTGCGTCCCGGTCATTACATGGTCTTCAGAGACGGCAGGATAGTGGAAGAAAAGGCCTTCTGGAGTCTCCCCTTTTATCAAAAGGAAGAAAGGTGGCAGGGAACATTCGGAGAAGCCTGCGAAGAACTACGGGAGTTGCTCTTGGATGCAGTCAGGTTGAGACTGCGTGCCGATGTTCCGGTCGGAGCCTACCTGAGCGGTGGATTGGACTCTTCCATAATCACTTCCCTCATCTCAAGCAGGTTCGACAATAATTTAAGGACTTTTTCCGTCGGATTCGACGAAAGTCCCTTCGACGAAACTCCTTTTCAGGATGAGATGGTCAGATTTCTGGGGACGGGCCATACGAACCGGCGAATAAAGAATACCGACATTCGGGATAACCTGCCGAAGGTGATCTGGCATTGCGAAAAGCCCCTGCTGAGAACTGCTCCTGTGCCCTTGTTCATACTCTCGAAGGTGGTCAGTGACAACAGCTTCAAGATCGTATTGACCGGTGAAGGTGCCGACGAAATCTTCGGCGGCTACAACATCTTCAAAGAGGCAAAGATTCGCCGATTCTGGGCAAACCAGCCGGAGTCAAGGGTGCGCCCTCTTCTTCTGGAAAAGCTTTACCCATACATTTTCCAGAACCCGGCCAGGGAAAGGACTTTTCTGCAGAAATTCTACGGGGTTGACGCCGCCGATTCGGAAGACCCTTTCTTCTCCCATGGCATCCGCTGGAAGAATACCGGCAGAAACGTCATGTTTTTTTCAGAGGATGTGACCACTGCCCTCAAAGGATATCAGCCCGTTCAGGAACTGAAGGCGGCACTCCCCCTTGATTTTGACGGCCGGGATTGCCTGGCGAAGGCCCAGTACCTGGAGACGAGCATCTTCCTTTCCAACTACCTGCTTTCCTCCCAGGGAGACCGGGTAGCCATGGCAAATTCGGTGGAAATGAGGGTACCCTTTCTGGACTTCAGGGTCATCGATTTCGCCATGAGGCTCCCTCCCAAATGGAAGATCAGGGCCTTGAACGAAAAGTATATCCTGAAAAAAACCTTTGCCGGAAACCTGCCCCCCAGGATTACCAATCGTCCCAAGCACCCGTACCGGGCGCCGATACAGGATGTCTTCTTCCAGAACCTGCCCGGTTATGTCGATCACCTGGTGTCCGATCAGTATCTGAAGAAGACCGGCATCTTCGATCCCGGCAAGACCGGCTTTCTGGTTGCCAAATTCAGAAAAAAACAGAAGCTGGGCGAAAGCGAGACGGAGAACATGGCCCTGACGGGAATTATCTCGACGCAACTCCTTTACCAGCAGTTCATGGAAAATTTCCAAATTGCAGACATAACTAATTTTGAGGTGAATAAGATCATTCGACTCAATTAA